Proteins from a single region of Oikeobacillus pervagus:
- the fadH gene encoding 2,4-dienoyl-CoA reductase — protein sequence MKNRVVIVTGGSSGMGKYMAKRFLQEGGKVAITGRDEERLNLAKQEIAGENGELLLVKMDVRNPKDVDRMVKETLETFGTIDFLVNNAAGNFICPAEKLSVNGWNSVIDIVLNGTFYCSRAVGNYWIENGIKGSIVNMVATYAWNAGAGVIHSAAAKAGVLSMTRTLAVEWGSQYGIRANAIAPGPIERTGGADKLWESEESAERTLKSVPLRRLGTPEEIAGLAYYLLSKEAAYINGECITMDGGQWLNQFPF from the coding sequence ATGAAAAATCGTGTAGTAATTGTTACCGGGGGTTCAAGTGGCATGGGGAAATATATGGCGAAGAGATTTCTGCAAGAAGGTGGCAAAGTTGCCATTACCGGTCGCGATGAAGAAAGATTAAACTTGGCCAAACAGGAAATCGCCGGGGAAAATGGTGAGTTATTATTAGTAAAAATGGATGTCCGAAACCCTAAAGATGTGGATAGAATGGTAAAGGAAACGCTTGAAACATTTGGAACCATAGATTTTTTAGTAAACAATGCTGCGGGTAATTTTATTTGTCCAGCCGAAAAATTATCTGTAAATGGGTGGAATTCAGTCATTGATATTGTATTAAATGGAACATTTTATTGTTCAAGAGCGGTAGGAAACTACTGGATCGAAAATGGAATTAAAGGTTCAATAGTCAATATGGTGGCTACATATGCTTGGAATGCAGGCGCTGGTGTTATTCATTCCGCTGCAGCGAAAGCAGGTGTATTATCGATGACACGTACCCTTGCTGTAGAATGGGGCAGCCAATATGGAATCCGAGCAAACGCAATCGCCCCAGGACCGATTGAACGTACGGGTGGGGCAGATAAATTATGGGAATCAGAAGAGTCTGCTGAACGAACATTAAAAAGTGTCCCATTAAGAAGACTTGGTACACCAGAAGAAATTGCAGGTCTTGCTTATTATTTATTATCGAAAGAAGCAGCTTATATAAATGGAGAATGTATCACAATGGATGGAGGACAGTGGTTAAATCAATTCCCATTCTAA
- a CDS encoding Ppx/GppA family phosphatase, whose protein sequence is MKKYKKYAVIDIGSNTIRLVVYSLRKTNIHELENVKVPSRLRNFLGKDLYLNELGMDHLLSVLTSFKEIILFHEVEEVVCIATATIRQAMNREEIVKRIHQLTKFEVEILSGQEEAYYGLSAVLKTLPVNSGITIDIGGGSTEITYFEDRQLKNSHSFPFGVVSLKQQFIKGNQMTSEELQKIGQYIIQQFETLPWLKNKQLPIITIGGSARNLAQIDQQKRDYPLSIVHQYEMSRQEYGHLREQLLPLNYEQLEKVDGLSKDRADLILPAVEILYHLISFCDSPGLMFSGKGLRDGFVMEMLTDTKWKLISDCIENSVMDLLETFQQNHQHIAQMQWLYHQMLVGLQNHHFFPTTPEQRFLLKQATTLFYLGEYLGRSEKSQHTFYILSNTVMFGLTHKEKIMIAAIASYKNFSTLKQYLQPFLEWFSKEEISWIREHGSLLKFCYSLNVTKRNVVKEIQILKEYDKIVVKGYCIKGYLAEQQQIEKQRRHLEKVLQLPINVIFQLL, encoded by the coding sequence ATGAAAAAGTACAAAAAATATGCCGTAATTGACATTGGATCTAATACAATTCGACTAGTAGTTTATTCATTAAGAAAAACAAATATACACGAACTTGAAAATGTAAAGGTACCATCAAGACTTCGAAATTTTTTGGGCAAGGATCTTTATCTCAATGAACTTGGGATGGACCATTTGCTATCAGTATTAACTAGTTTCAAGGAGATTATTCTTTTCCACGAGGTAGAGGAAGTCGTCTGTATTGCGACAGCCACTATAAGACAAGCGATGAATCGAGAAGAAATAGTTAAAAGGATTCATCAATTAACCAAGTTTGAAGTGGAAATCTTATCTGGTCAAGAGGAAGCCTATTATGGATTATCTGCTGTCTTAAAGACACTCCCTGTTAATTCGGGAATTACGATTGATATTGGGGGAGGTAGCACGGAAATCACGTATTTTGAAGATAGACAATTAAAAAACTCTCATAGCTTTCCATTTGGTGTCGTTTCCTTAAAGCAACAGTTCATTAAAGGAAACCAAATGACATCGGAGGAACTGCAAAAGATAGGGCAATATATTATTCAACAATTTGAGACATTGCCATGGTTAAAAAACAAGCAATTGCCAATTATCACCATCGGAGGGAGTGCGAGAAATTTAGCTCAGATCGATCAGCAAAAGAGGGATTATCCTTTAAGTATAGTGCATCAATATGAAATGTCACGACAAGAATACGGTCATCTTCGTGAGCAGCTCCTTCCTCTTAATTATGAACAATTAGAAAAAGTGGATGGGTTATCAAAAGATAGGGCAGACCTGATTTTACCTGCCGTTGAGATCCTTTACCATTTAATTTCTTTTTGTGATTCGCCTGGATTGATGTTTAGTGGAAAGGGTCTTAGAGATGGGTTCGTAATGGAAATGTTAACAGATACGAAATGGAAACTCATTTCAGATTGTATCGAAAATAGTGTAATGGACTTGCTAGAAACCTTTCAGCAGAACCATCAACACATCGCACAAATGCAGTGGTTGTACCATCAAATGCTAGTCGGATTACAAAACCATCATTTTTTCCCTACAACTCCAGAACAAAGATTTTTATTAAAACAAGCAACTACTTTGTTCTACTTGGGGGAGTATTTAGGTAGATCAGAAAAAAGTCAGCATACTTTTTATATCTTATCTAACACGGTTATGTTCGGATTAACCCATAAAGAAAAAATTATGATTGCTGCGATCGCTTCTTATAAGAATTTTTCTACACTAAAGCAGTATTTGCAGCCATTTCTTGAATGGTTTTCGAAGGAAGAAATCAGTTGGATAAGAGAGCACGGCTCATTGTTAAAATTCTGTTACAGTTTAAATGTTACGAAAAGAAATGTTGTAAAAGAAATCCAAATTTTGAAAGAATATGATAAAATAGTAGTAAAGGGCTATTGTATAAAGGGCTATTTAGCAGAACAACAGCAAATCGAAAAACAAAGACGACATCTTGAAAAAGTATTGCAATTACCTATTAATGTAATATTTCAACTATTATAA
- a CDS encoding metallophosphoesterase, whose protein sequence is MKKKISRRSFFKKIAFSSLTLFSLSYGGYFYARFIEPRRLDITEIEIEHTLIPPSFQGMKILQFSDTHIGFQYDPAMLLNHVETINSLQPDIVLFTGDLLDEPNQYDDIEKIISILKMIKAPFGKFAIYGNHDHGGYGTDIYERVMRNSGFTLLKNESKVISMIDQSKIYIAGVDDLILGKPDIHATLRSIPNEQFTILLAHEPDFANQLPKHRIHLQLSGHSHGGQIRLPFIGALYTPPYAEKYQDGQYYIPLQKMTLYVNRGIGTTRLPFRFLAVPEITIFTLTSKTSP, encoded by the coding sequence ATGAAGAAAAAAATTTCAAGAAGATCCTTTTTCAAAAAAATAGCCTTCAGTTCTCTTACATTATTTAGCTTGTCTTATGGGGGGTATTTCTACGCTCGTTTCATTGAACCAAGACGGTTAGATATAACAGAGATAGAGATTGAACATACGCTTATCCCTCCATCTTTCCAAGGCATGAAGATTTTACAATTTAGCGATACTCATATTGGCTTTCAATATGATCCAGCCATGCTATTAAACCATGTGGAAACAATCAATTCACTTCAACCTGATATTGTTCTTTTTACCGGTGATTTACTAGATGAGCCAAATCAATATGATGATATCGAAAAAATCATTTCTATCCTAAAAATGATCAAGGCCCCTTTTGGAAAATTTGCAATCTACGGCAATCATGACCACGGCGGGTATGGAACAGACATTTATGAAAGAGTGATGAGAAACTCTGGTTTTACATTATTAAAAAATGAATCTAAGGTCATTTCGATGATCGATCAAAGCAAAATTTATATTGCGGGTGTTGATGATCTAATATTAGGAAAACCAGATATACATGCTACCCTTCGTTCTATTCCAAATGAGCAATTTACCATCTTGCTTGCTCATGAACCTGATTTTGCAAATCAACTTCCGAAGCATCGTATCCACTTGCAATTAAGTGGACATAGTCATGGGGGACAAATTCGCCTCCCTTTCATTGGTGCGCTGTATACCCCACCTTATGCAGAAAAATATCAAGATGGACAGTATTATATTCCTCTTCAAAAGATGACCCTATATGTGAATAGGGGGATCGGAACAACAAGACTTCCGTTTCGATTTCTGGCCGTTCCGGAAATAACGATCTTTACATTAACCTCCAAAACAAGTCCATAA
- a CDS encoding RNA degradosome polyphosphate kinase produces the protein MVGSNRGRNLENPEYYNNRELSWLAFNERVLQESTLQNNPLLECFKFLAIFSSNLDEFFMVRVAGLKDQVKAGFNKPENKAGLTPIQQLKAISDRTHALVEKQYNTFNSVLIPALLDANVCFKNINELQEEQIAFLEKYFDEQIFPVLTPMAVDAYRPFPMLANKSLNIVVMLHEQNDEEGHDRVALVQVPAVLDRTIQVPFDDMECYVYLEDVIAFFINKLFTGYEVKSVNVFRITRNADLTIHEEGARDLLLEIEKELKKRKWGAAVRLEFQDKDMDERVITYLLKELEISYADLYINNGPLDLTFLFSFIKKIKETREELLYETFIPQPPMDVKSDESIFQKAMEQDLFFHHPYESFEPIVDFVSQAADDRCVLAIKQTLYRVSGDSPIIEALKRAAENGKQVTVLVELKARFDEENNVQWAKELEKAGCHVIYGMHNLKTHSKITLVVRKRNGRIERFVHLGTGNYNDQTAKLYTDMGLITSKRKFGIDATNFFNYLSGYTEIPKFHHITMAPFGIRKKFIQLIDQEILFHKKYGNGRIILKMNSLTDKVLIMKLYEASIIGVKINCIIRGICCLRPGIPGVSENIQVVSIVGRFLEHSRIYYFHHNGEEKIYLSSADMMTRNMVKRVEILFPIYEGELKKRLFSILTLQLNDNIKARYQDNEGKYHYVKKNDQNLVNSQIELLKKAYQVTLDDEE, from the coding sequence ATCGTGGGAAGCAATAGGGGAAGAAATTTAGAGAATCCAGAATATTACAATAATCGCGAACTTAGTTGGTTGGCTTTTAATGAAAGAGTATTGCAAGAATCTACATTACAAAATAACCCACTTCTTGAGTGCTTTAAATTTTTAGCTATTTTTAGTTCAAATTTAGATGAATTTTTTATGGTAAGGGTAGCAGGCTTAAAAGATCAGGTAAAAGCGGGTTTTAATAAACCAGAAAATAAGGCTGGTTTGACGCCTATTCAACAATTAAAGGCGATTAGTGATAGGACTCATGCTCTTGTGGAGAAACAGTATAACACATTTAATTCTGTTTTAATTCCAGCCCTTTTGGATGCTAATGTTTGTTTTAAAAATATAAATGAATTACAAGAAGAACAGATTGCCTTTTTAGAAAAATATTTTGATGAACAAATTTTTCCAGTGTTAACGCCAATGGCTGTGGATGCATACCGTCCATTCCCAATGCTCGCAAACAAAAGCCTTAATATCGTTGTGATGCTTCACGAACAAAATGATGAAGAAGGTCATGATCGAGTAGCTCTCGTTCAAGTACCTGCTGTATTAGATCGAACCATTCAAGTTCCTTTTGATGATATGGAATGCTATGTGTATTTGGAAGATGTCATTGCTTTTTTCATAAATAAACTATTTACAGGATATGAAGTGAAATCTGTCAATGTTTTCCGAATTACAAGAAATGCCGATTTAACCATTCATGAGGAAGGAGCAAGAGACTTACTTTTGGAAATAGAAAAGGAGTTAAAGAAAAGAAAATGGGGAGCAGCGGTGCGCTTAGAATTCCAGGATAAAGATATGGATGAGCGCGTCATAACATATCTATTAAAAGAATTAGAAATATCTTATGCAGATTTATATATCAATAACGGGCCCCTTGATTTAACATTTTTATTTTCTTTTATTAAAAAGATTAAAGAGACAAGAGAAGAATTATTGTATGAGACGTTTATACCACAGCCACCTATGGATGTGAAATCTGATGAATCCATTTTTCAAAAGGCGATGGAGCAAGACTTATTTTTCCATCATCCCTATGAATCTTTTGAACCCATTGTCGATTTTGTTTCACAAGCAGCGGATGATCGATGTGTGTTAGCGATTAAACAAACACTTTACCGAGTTAGTGGGGATTCCCCTATTATTGAAGCACTCAAAAGGGCGGCTGAAAATGGCAAACAAGTAACAGTTCTCGTTGAGTTAAAAGCTCGTTTTGATGAAGAAAATAATGTTCAATGGGCAAAGGAGCTGGAAAAAGCAGGTTGTCATGTAATATATGGAATGCATAATTTAAAAACCCATAGTAAAATTACATTGGTCGTCAGAAAACGTAACGGACGAATTGAGCGCTTTGTTCATTTAGGTACAGGGAATTATAATGATCAAACGGCTAAATTATATACCGATATGGGGCTCATTACATCCAAAAGGAAATTTGGAATTGATGCGACAAACTTTTTTAACTATTTAAGTGGCTATACAGAAATCCCTAAGTTTCACCATATTACCATGGCGCCTTTTGGAATTCGTAAAAAATTTATTCAATTAATAGATCAAGAAATATTATTTCATAAAAAGTACGGAAATGGACGAATCATCTTAAAAATGAACTCCTTAACAGATAAAGTTCTTATTATGAAACTATATGAGGCTTCAATTATTGGAGTGAAAATCAATTGTATTATTCGTGGAATATGTTGTTTACGACCAGGGATTCCAGGAGTAAGTGAAAACATTCAGGTCGTTAGTATTGTCGGTCGTTTCCTTGAACATAGTCGAATCTATTATTTTCATCATAATGGAGAAGAGAAAATCTATCTTTCTTCTGCAGACATGATGACAAGAAACATGGTGAAACGGGTAGAAATATTATTCCCGATCTATGAGGGCGAGTTGAAAAAACGATTATTCTCAATTTTAACTCTACAATTAAATGATAATATCAAGGCTCGTTATCAAGATAATGAGGGAAAATACCATTATGTTAAGAAAAATGATCAAAATCTTGTGAATAGTCAAATAGAACTGCTGAAGAAAGCATATCAAGTAACCCTTGATGATGAAGAATAA